The window ACACGTGTGCCGCCCAAGCCACAGAACAACAGCGCCTACAGCCAGATTGCCCGTTCTATCACGCCAGTAATGCCCGTGTGGCGGACGGAACCATCAAGTGGGCCATCACGGAGTACCCCAAGATCACCATTGAGCCGTTCGGCGGGAAGTGGGTGGTGGCCCCCCTTAACGGCAAGGCCACACTGACCGCCCGGGAGATCAACCTCTTCACCGGGTTCGTCAACGACCTCAACGTGGAGCACGATTTCAGCTTCACCACCCAGTTGGACGTGGGCGCAGACACTGTGACGGTCACACCGATGCTGACGTTCTGATTCTTCGGCTCCCTGCGTCACGCCACGCAACTTATTGGCTAGGTGTGCGCCCGAGTTCCTTGAATTCCCGGGGGTTCGCGCTTCCGGAACAGCCAGAAAGTTGCTCAGCGTGACGGCCCTTTGACCGGTTTCCTCCGTGCAAGCACCGACAAGACCTCCCGAACCATCGCCTCAGGGTTGTGGACTACATCGGCGTAGTAGTACCGGAGCACCGTGTAGCCCTTTACTGCTGAGACATTACCTCGACGATGGTCCTTCTTGACCTGCGTCCACTCAGAGTGGTGTCGACCATCGAGCTCCACCAACAACCAGTTCTCCAGGATGAGATCCACATAGCCCACGCCATCGAGGTGGAACTGCGTTTGTACACTGATCCCCGCCCGCCGAAAATGCGTTCTGGCCAACGTCTCCAGCAGCGATTCCGCTCCACGGTCCACCCATCCAAGGACAGCACGGGCTTTGCCATTCCTCCTGCCTTCAAGGTGCCGCAGCAGGAACTCCACCGTCATGTCGCCCCTGCCCACGGCGCACTCCACCATCACTAAGGCTTCGGTCCACGGCCGGCATCGCAAAGCATGGATCAACACATCACCCAAGGAAGCGACAGGTCGGTACGGGTGAGGCGGCAACAGCAGCCCACCATGATGGATACCCGGGCCAGCCCCGTTTTTTGCCTGATGAACGTGCAACGGATGACCACCCGCGTCCAGCACCCAGAGGTTGTGAAAGTTGGCGGCTGTGATGCAGGTGAGCAACTGACGGTTCCTGATCAGCTCGATGTGTGAGGTGGTAGCGTCCGCCAAGGCGTATATGCCTCGCTCTGGTTGGAGGACTCCCGCGCGCACGCTACGCCGCAAGGCTGCGTCGCTGACACCCAATCGAACTAGTGCCGGCCGTCGGGCAACGCCACCCAATCGTCGCAAGGCTTCCTCGGGTTCCATCCCTCCAGCCTGCAGTTCCAGCCAAGGGGCCGGCAGTGCCAAAGCGGACTATGTGGATAAGCCACGGGCCTGGACTGGCCCAGTTTTGAACGGCCCGAAGGCATAAAAATGGCCCGGGCAACCTCATGAGAGGTCAAACCCGGGCCATTCCAACCTAGTGAGGCTTAGTCCATGCCACGCAGGTCCAGCACCAGCTCGGACTCACCGTCGGCCTGCAGGACTACGGGAATGCCCCAGTCCTGCTGGTAGAGGTGGCAGGCAGCGTGGTCCGGGATCTCGCCGTCCTCAGTCTCGGGACCATCGCATGCGGCCGCGCGGGCTGTGATGTGAAGGATGCCCTCAGGAACGTCGGCAGACAGTTCGAGGGTGCGCAGCAAGCCCACCGAAGTGCCGCCGCCTGAGACCAGAAGCTCCGGAGGGGTGGAGGAAATCTTCAACTGCGTGGGGTCGCCCCAACGGTCGTCCAGCTTCTGTCCCGTGGGCGCCTTGAAACGTACCGCGAGCTCAAGGGGACCTGGGGTTACCGGGCTCTTGGGACGGTGCGTTTGCGATGCTCCCTCGTCCACTTGCAGGGCTTCCTTGGGAATGGGAACCAGAACCAGTTGGTGCTTGTTGGACTCAACCACCACCAGCAGCGGATCGCTGCCTTCCACCTGAACTACGACGACGTCGCTGGGCTCCGCGAGGCCCCTCGCCAATGTGGATACAGACTTGGTTGCGGGGTCGTAGCGGCGCACGGCACCGTTGTAGGTGTCTGCGATGGCCACGGAATTGTCCGGCAGAACCGTGACACCCAAGGGGTGTTGCAGGCGTGCTTCATCGGCCCCGCCATCGCGGAAGCCGAAATCGAACAGGCCCTTGCCCACTGCGGTTTCCACGGTCACACCGGAATCGCTGACCACCAGGCGACGCAAGGACGACGTTTCCGAGTCGGCAACCCAGATGTTGTCTTCACCATCAATGGCCAAACCGGACGATTGGGCGAACCAGGCTTCCTCCGCTTTGCCGTCCAGCAGGCCTTCGAGTCCGGAACCGGCGAGAATGGAAACCTCATTGGCCAAAGGGTCGAAGGCGAAGATCTGGTGGGTTCCCGCCATGGCAATGACCACACGCTGCAGCTTTTCGCTCCAGACCACGTCCCACGGTGAGGACAGTGAAACCTCGGTGCCGAGACCCAGCCCCCCAACATCGATTGCATCGGCAGCGAAGTCAGCCGGACCGCCGTCGTGGTGTTCAGACCACGTTCCGGCGCCGGTGTCCGTCACTCGGGCGGGGCCTGCGTCGAGCAGCCGCTGAACACCGTTGCCGGCGAGGGTCTGCACGTAGCCCGAGCTCAGCGTGACGCCGCGCAGGCGATGGTTGACGGTGTCGGCAACCACGGCGTCGTAGCCGAGCTTCCATGCCAGGTCCGACGGCAGGACGGTCACGCCCTGGGGTTCGTTGAACTGTGCGATCTCCGACTGTCCGTCCAGGAACCCCTTGGTTCCGGAGCCAATGACGCGCTCCACGGTTTCAAGATCGGGGCGGAGTTCCACCAGCCGGTGATGGCCGGAATCCACCACCAAGTAGTTGCCGTTGGCGAGCTGCGTGGCCTTTCCGGGGAAACGCAAAGTGCCCGACGTCGGCTCTGGAGCCACGTACGGTCCGTTGCCGCGGTGGAGGGTACCCTTTGCCTCGTGCTCTGCCACGAGTTCCTCCAGGAGGACGGCCAGGCCGCCTGCATGGCCCTCGCCGGAGAGGTGGGCAACGATGTAGCCCTCGGGGTCAATGACCACCAGTGTGGGCCACGCGCGGGCTGTGTAGGCCTTCCACGTTGCCAGCTCGGGATCATCCAGAACCGGGTGGTGAATTTCGTAGCGTTCAACGGCAGACGCCAGTGCTACGGGATCCGCTTCGTGTTCGAACTTGGGCGAATGCACGCCGACTGTCACCAGGACGTCCGAGTACTTTTCCTCAAGGGGGCGCAGTTCGTCCAGCACGTGCAGGCAGTTGATGCAGCAGAAGGTCCAGAAATCCAGCAGAACGATCTTGCCGCGCAGGGATTCGAGGTCCAGCG is drawn from Arthrobacter sp. 31Y and contains these coding sequences:
- a CDS encoding DUF559 domain-containing protein; the protein is MEPEEALRRLGGVARRPALVRLGVSDAALRRSVRAGVLQPERGIYALADATTSHIELIRNRQLLTCITAANFHNLWVLDAGGHPLHVHQAKNGAGPGIHHGGLLLPPHPYRPVASLGDVLIHALRCRPWTEALVMVECAVGRGDMTVEFLLRHLEGRRNGKARAVLGWVDRGAESLLETLARTHFRRAGISVQTQFHLDGVGYVDLILENWLLVELDGRHHSEWTQVKKDHRRGNVSAVKGYTVLRYYYADVVHNPEAMVREVLSVLARRKPVKGPSR
- a CDS encoding NHL domain-containing thioredoxin family protein translates to MSETVRTQHRVRASELEGRGWLNTGGKSLDLESLRGKIVLLDFWTFCCINCLHVLDELRPLEEKYSDVLVTVGVHSPKFEHEADPVALASAVERYEIHHPVLDDPELATWKAYTARAWPTLVVIDPEGYIVAHLSGEGHAGGLAVLLEELVAEHEAKGTLHRGNGPYVAPEPTSGTLRFPGKATQLANGNYLVVDSGHHRLVELRPDLETVERVIGSGTKGFLDGQSEIAQFNEPQGVTVLPSDLAWKLGYDAVVADTVNHRLRGVTLSSGYVQTLAGNGVQRLLDAGPARVTDTGAGTWSEHHDGGPADFAADAIDVGGLGLGTEVSLSSPWDVVWSEKLQRVVIAMAGTHQIFAFDPLANEVSILAGSGLEGLLDGKAEEAWFAQSSGLAIDGEDNIWVADSETSSLRRLVVSDSGVTVETAVGKGLFDFGFRDGGADEARLQHPLGVTVLPDNSVAIADTYNGAVRRYDPATKSVSTLARGLAEPSDVVVVQVEGSDPLLVVVESNKHQLVLVPIPKEALQVDEGASQTHRPKSPVTPGPLELAVRFKAPTGQKLDDRWGDPTQLKISSTPPELLVSGGGTSVGLLRTLELSADVPEGILHITARAAACDGPETEDGEIPDHAACHLYQQDWGIPVVLQADGESELVLDLRGMD